One segment of Candidatus Hydrogenedentota bacterium DNA contains the following:
- a CDS encoding HAD-IA family hydrolase, whose translation MTTIGVLRASDTKMEIIASQLKRPEAILFDMGGVLQDASVRWSIESWQRGAQPDLERPEPFDWFLAMSKDCLERFLALKPPRPAMDVRPVIEEWLRKNGGEPSPDEIAHWFRLMLWWEAQPIYGFVRPALQRLRQMGFRMGVVSNTLMPGDGLRANFAQAGILEYFDAIVFSAEVGVNKPDPRIFDAALDTMGVRPDAAWFVGDKPQRDVLGAHRAGMIAVLVDSEHAGRVHDSPAH comes from the coding sequence ATGACTACAATAGGCGTTCTTCGCGCATCGGATACCAAAATGGAGATCATTGCATCACAACTGAAGCGGCCGGAGGCTATCCTGTTCGACATGGGGGGCGTCCTGCAGGATGCCAGCGTGAGGTGGAGCATCGAATCATGGCAGCGCGGCGCGCAGCCGGACCTCGAACGCCCCGAGCCGTTCGATTGGTTTCTAGCGATGTCGAAGGATTGCCTCGAACGGTTTCTGGCTCTGAAACCGCCCCGGCCCGCGATGGACGTGCGGCCCGTTATCGAGGAGTGGTTGCGCAAGAACGGCGGGGAACCGTCCCCGGATGAGATCGCGCACTGGTTTCGCCTTATGCTCTGGTGGGAAGCCCAACCCATATACGGTTTCGTGCGTCCAGCCCTCCAGCGCTTGCGCCAGATGGGATTCCGCATGGGCGTGGTGTCCAATACGCTCATGCCGGGCGATGGCCTGCGCGCCAATTTCGCGCAGGCGGGGATTCTCGAATACTTTGACGCGATAGTGTTCTCTGCCGAGGTTGGCGTAAACAAGCCCGACCCGCGCATCTTTGATGCTGCGCTGGATACAATGGGTGTGCGGCCCGATGCCGCGTGGTTCGTTGGCGACAAGCCGCAGCGCGATGTCTTGGGTGCCCACCGGGCCGGGATGATCGCCGTCCTCGTCGACAGCGAACACGCCGGGCGGGTGCACGACAGTCCGGCCCAC
- a CDS encoding PilZ domain-containing protein — MLNEHWEMDGLFAVGCPAVIHTNPGDRDEKRYSTVVRGWYQGSYVLLDKPVTDETSTPFAKSQRCLVRFLSEGKACGFPCTLLKIGDNASPYLRVSWPRKLECVDIRKHERLAVRVPCKILRQGQNEVDGETVDVSAGGCGLWTQTRVGPDTSIQVSFHLPDASTVLGGRATVRSARAVGKGFLLGCMFDEGEEACRTCDAFVAAATGHASAGKSQKRALLLESEDVRSDSTRVRLEKKGYLVTTVSSVVDAFFSLRKAPPSCFWVGAGQGGISAVDICRVLRGTRGFESLPIYVIGGNDAGLVNELKRLNVVYVSSIEAMERVLV, encoded by the coding sequence ATGCTTAATGAGCATTGGGAGATGGATGGCCTTTTCGCGGTCGGATGTCCGGCAGTAATCCATACGAATCCCGGAGATCGGGATGAAAAGCGCTATTCCACAGTTGTTCGAGGATGGTATCAGGGAAGCTATGTTCTATTGGATAAGCCCGTTACGGATGAAACCAGTACGCCCTTCGCCAAATCGCAGCGGTGTCTGGTCCGTTTTCTGTCCGAAGGGAAGGCGTGCGGATTCCCTTGCACCCTTCTCAAGATCGGCGACAATGCGTCCCCGTATCTTCGGGTGTCGTGGCCTCGCAAGCTCGAGTGCGTCGACATTCGCAAACACGAGCGGCTCGCAGTGCGCGTGCCATGCAAGATCCTCCGCCAGGGGCAGAACGAGGTCGATGGCGAGACCGTTGACGTGAGTGCCGGCGGTTGCGGACTCTGGACGCAAACGCGTGTCGGTCCGGATACTTCTATCCAGGTGTCGTTTCATTTGCCCGACGCCAGCACGGTTTTGGGCGGCCGCGCCACGGTGCGCAGCGCCCGCGCCGTCGGGAAGGGATTCCTGCTCGGCTGCATGTTCGACGAGGGCGAGGAGGCGTGCAGAACCTGCGATGCTTTTGTCGCGGCGGCCACCGGGCACGCGTCCGCGGGAAAGAGCCAGAAACGCGCGCTGTTGTTGGAGAGCGAAGACGTCCGTTCGGACAGCACACGCGTTCGTCTCGAGAAGAAAGGGTATCTTGTAACCACCGTGTCCAGCGTCGTCGACGCCTTTTTCAGCCTGCGCAAGGCGCCTCCGAGTTGTTTCTGGGTCGGCGCCGGGCAGGGCGGAATCTCCGCGGTGGATATCTGTCGCGTTCTGCGCGGGACACGGGGTTTCGAATCGTTGCCCATCTATGTGATCGGCGGCAACGACGCGGGGCTTGTCAATGAACTTAAGCGGCTGAATGTGGTGTATGTATCCTCGATCGAAGCGATGGAACGGGTTCTCGTCTGA
- a CDS encoding YraN family protein, translating to MKWWPWRRPRTFGQRGEDLAARFLRRQGYRILGRNVSFGRYEIDIIAQSGDTVAFVEVKTRRSGETVDPEENVGYEKQLHIRRAAHQYIDERDDPGLYYRFDIVAVLIPVGGTPDIRHIPDAFGDE from the coding sequence ATGAAGTGGTGGCCTTGGCGCAGGCCACGCACTTTCGGACAACGGGGAGAAGACCTCGCCGCGCGCTTTCTGCGACGCCAGGGCTACAGAATCCTCGGCAGGAACGTCTCGTTCGGCCGTTACGAGATCGACATCATCGCGCAGTCGGGCGATACCGTCGCGTTCGTCGAAGTAAAGACCCGCAGGAGCGGCGAAACAGTTGATCCGGAAGAGAATGTCGGTTACGAAAAACAGCTGCATATTCGCCGCGCCGCGCACCAGTACATTGACGAGCGGGACGATCCAGGCCTCTACTACAGGTTCGACATCGTCGCGGTCTTGATCCCCGTAGGGGGCACACCCGATATTCGCCACATTCCCGACGCATTCGGCGACGAGTAG
- a CDS encoding neutral/alkaline non-lysosomal ceramidase N-terminal domain-containing protein, which translates to MVRRLVIAVVVGVLFAGSAGAMEAGAAKVEITPELGTPLAGSYHRMGRGAVAVHDPLWVRALYLDDGDTRVLLVSADLCVISPSLREAVLERAPKEVPRENILLTATHTMSGPGGMVRPLVFRIFTGRYMPELVDSMAEKFAEAMRAACDSRKRATVGYGISNQEKLSQNTMIASGPVDSQLGVLRVNDSDGKALAVVGSFGVRCGAAVVPGPDMLTLSAGFPGYFCARVEELADPGCVALFLQGACGDTAWSNARGVPGWAQAESAGKSLAERAFEIAQKIKSGDVPIEAAQATPELPPTLADAYLPSTATLATLEIGDLALTFIPGEPCAKLSLDLRSRCLDLGYAAQFTVGIANDYRFFFVPPSQYAVPGYESMLSFYGPATGDWFWTQFSRMVSRGDADVPVANEEPPQVDVEGGVKRVVLTGKAYQRGYAHGAAFREVLQSEFEQRYAAPAASGVIGPKQPFWTFLPDFAEQYLATENLAVPWLAMGARPMLAGLPDGLFDEMAGMAAGAGMPFDAAWLVQCGPMIDAREGLGELYRAPFCTMFAAVGLKAGADDILIGRNLDWPEPAEPVVYDVRPAEGARFLLVGFPWSGGGFSGMNDAGVVVCVERNETLGMPALTGPPVELIMAYILEKAQTAWAALEMIDMFPHLQGYHILVGDPNPEADGLPSVRVVQLGGTPRLRGPSQGVLFGANPEAEQLDDAARDRYLRLAALVAEERNLNASEVEEILSDTQEGVSETASVFNANTRYSVVFEPKARRMRVGVPTPEHRPGAFVTFTFEAEDKSTAAEKGSEKGGAAKS; encoded by the coding sequence ATGGTCAGACGTCTTGTGATTGCAGTAGTGGTGGGAGTCTTGTTTGCCGGGTCAGCCGGAGCAATGGAGGCTGGCGCGGCGAAGGTCGAGATCACTCCGGAACTGGGCACCCCTCTCGCGGGAAGTTACCACCGTATGGGCCGCGGCGCGGTCGCCGTTCATGACCCGCTGTGGGTGCGCGCTCTCTATCTGGATGATGGCGACACGCGGGTGCTGCTCGTATCGGCGGACCTCTGCGTGATCAGCCCTTCCTTGCGGGAAGCCGTGCTCGAACGCGCGCCAAAAGAAGTGCCTCGTGAGAACATTCTTCTGACGGCTACTCACACCATGAGCGGACCCGGCGGGATGGTGCGTCCGCTGGTTTTCCGCATATTCACGGGGCGCTACATGCCCGAGCTGGTCGACTCGATGGCGGAGAAGTTTGCTGAGGCCATGCGCGCGGCTTGCGATAGCCGCAAGCGGGCTACAGTTGGGTACGGAATATCCAACCAGGAGAAGCTGTCTCAAAACACCATGATCGCCAGTGGCCCGGTCGATTCACAGTTGGGAGTTCTTCGTGTCAACGATTCCGACGGCAAAGCCCTGGCCGTTGTGGGGAGTTTTGGCGTTCGGTGCGGCGCGGCCGTGGTCCCGGGTCCGGACATGCTGACCCTGAGCGCCGGTTTTCCCGGCTATTTCTGCGCTCGCGTCGAGGAGCTTGCCGATCCCGGCTGTGTGGCCCTGTTTCTTCAGGGCGCCTGTGGGGATACCGCGTGGAGCAACGCCCGGGGCGTCCCGGGATGGGCGCAGGCGGAATCCGCCGGGAAATCGCTCGCGGAACGCGCTTTCGAGATTGCCCAGAAGATAAAGAGCGGCGATGTTCCGATCGAAGCGGCCCAGGCGACTCCCGAATTGCCGCCGACGTTGGCGGATGCGTACCTGCCTTCGACAGCAACCTTGGCAACGCTCGAGATCGGCGATCTGGCATTGACCTTCATCCCAGGAGAGCCATGCGCGAAACTCTCGCTGGACCTGAGGTCACGTTGCCTGGACCTCGGTTATGCCGCTCAGTTCACCGTTGGTATCGCGAATGATTACCGATTCTTCTTCGTGCCGCCCTCGCAGTACGCTGTTCCTGGATATGAAAGCATGCTTTCGTTTTACGGTCCCGCAACGGGCGATTGGTTTTGGACGCAGTTCTCGCGCATGGTGTCAAGGGGCGATGCCGATGTTCCCGTGGCGAACGAAGAGCCGCCCCAAGTCGACGTCGAGGGAGGCGTCAAGCGTGTTGTCCTGACCGGGAAGGCGTATCAGAGGGGGTACGCGCACGGAGCAGCGTTCCGCGAGGTACTGCAGTCCGAGTTCGAGCAGCGTTATGCGGCCCCGGCCGCCTCCGGCGTGATCGGTCCCAAGCAGCCGTTTTGGACATTTCTTCCCGATTTCGCCGAACAATACCTTGCGACGGAGAACCTGGCCGTTCCGTGGCTTGCTATGGGGGCGCGTCCGATGCTGGCTGGGTTGCCGGACGGTCTCTTCGACGAGATGGCCGGCATGGCGGCGGGCGCCGGTATGCCTTTCGATGCGGCATGGCTCGTGCAATGCGGGCCCATGATAGATGCTCGCGAGGGTCTGGGCGAATTGTACCGGGCGCCCTTCTGCACGATGTTCGCGGCCGTGGGCCTCAAGGCCGGCGCCGACGACATTCTCATCGGGCGCAACCTGGATTGGCCGGAACCTGCCGAACCCGTGGTATACGATGTGCGCCCGGCGGAGGGAGCCCGCTTTCTCCTGGTGGGATTCCCCTGGAGCGGAGGCGGATTCAGCGGCATGAACGACGCGGGGGTGGTGGTGTGCGTCGAGCGGAACGAAACTCTTGGAATGCCAGCGTTGACGGGCCCCCCCGTTGAACTGATCATGGCTTACATCCTCGAGAAGGCACAGACTGCGTGGGCCGCTCTTGAAATGATAGACATGTTTCCTCATCTTCAGGGCTACCACATACTCGTGGGCGACCCGAATCCCGAAGCCGACGGTCTGCCCTCTGTACGCGTGGTTCAACTGGGAGGTACGCCCCGTTTGCGCGGCCCGTCGCAGGGGGTGCTGTTCGGAGCGAACCCGGAGGCGGAGCAATTGGACGACGCCGCCCGCGACCGGTACTTGCGCCTCGCCGCCCTCGTCGCCGAAGAACGCAACCTTAACGCGTCAGAGGTCGAGGAGATTCTCTCGGACACACAGGAAGGCGTCTCCGAGACGGCGAGCGTTTTCAATGCCAATACCCGGTACAGCGTGGTATTCGAGCCCAAGGCGCGCCGGATGCGAGTTGGCGTGCCAACTCCCGAACACCGCCCCGGCGCCTTTGTCACATTCACGTTTGAGGCCGAAGACAAGAGCACCGCGGCTGAGAAAGGCTCCGAAAAGGGAGGCGCCGCCAAGTCATGA
- a CDS encoding radical SAM protein has translation MRIGLMAINGVRPYDPQVNALGRSLYGIAERWNHIASLPSLALLTLAGMTGGEHQYEYWELDDLEKEDPLPSDFDLVAISSYSAKIGRAYELSEQYRALGIPTVIGGPHVSCLPEEAAAHCDAVVIGEGEMCWLDLLRDCERGRLKRFYGDLNACFDMARSPMPAYELLNLKRYNRLPVQTSRGCPHRCEFCASSVLIAGKYKQKPIENVLAEIGKIKSLWKRPFIELADDNSFVDMRYWKRLLREMKDCQVRWFTQTDIAVAHDAELLTLLRESGCVQLLIGFESPSPDDLHGLELKSDWKSFHTRGAAEAIRRIQSHGITVLGCFVLGMDAQGPDCFDEVYKFCHNTELFDVQVTVLTPFPGTPLYDRLLREGRLLEPRAWHKCTLYDVNFVPRRMSPEELTEGFNRLITLVYGTEETKWRRRCFRKHLRESKVQS, from the coding sequence ATGCGTATTGGTCTCATGGCGATCAACGGTGTTCGTCCCTACGATCCCCAGGTGAATGCACTGGGCCGGTCGTTGTACGGCATCGCGGAGCGCTGGAACCACATTGCCTCGCTCCCCAGCCTTGCTCTGCTCACCCTGGCCGGCATGACCGGCGGCGAACATCAATACGAGTACTGGGAATTGGACGACCTGGAGAAGGAAGACCCCCTCCCATCAGATTTCGATCTCGTGGCTATCTCGAGCTACAGCGCCAAGATCGGCAGGGCATACGAGTTGTCGGAGCAGTACCGGGCACTGGGCATCCCCACGGTCATTGGCGGCCCTCACGTGAGCTGTCTGCCGGAAGAGGCGGCCGCGCACTGCGACGCCGTCGTCATCGGCGAAGGCGAAATGTGCTGGCTGGACCTCTTGCGCGATTGCGAACGAGGCAGGCTCAAGCGGTTCTACGGCGACTTGAATGCCTGTTTCGATATGGCCCGGTCGCCCATGCCCGCATACGAGCTGTTGAATCTCAAGAGATACAACCGATTGCCCGTGCAAACGAGCCGAGGCTGCCCGCACCGCTGCGAGTTCTGCGCCAGCTCGGTTCTGATCGCCGGCAAGTACAAGCAAAAACCCATCGAAAACGTGCTCGCCGAAATCGGCAAGATTAAGTCTCTTTGGAAACGCCCGTTTATCGAACTTGCCGACGACAACAGCTTCGTCGATATGCGCTACTGGAAACGTCTCCTGCGCGAGATGAAAGACTGCCAGGTCCGCTGGTTTACCCAGACCGATATCGCCGTAGCCCACGATGCCGAGCTTCTGACCCTTCTGAGGGAAAGCGGATGCGTTCAACTGCTGATCGGATTCGAGAGCCCCTCGCCCGACGACCTGCACGGCCTCGAACTCAAAAGCGACTGGAAGAGCTTTCATACCCGCGGGGCCGCTGAAGCTATCCGCAGAATCCAATCCCACGGCATCACGGTCCTGGGCTGTTTCGTCCTGGGTATGGACGCCCAAGGGCCGGATTGCTTCGATGAAGTGTATAAGTTCTGCCACAATACGGAGTTGTTCGACGTCCAGGTCACCGTGCTCACACCGTTTCCCGGCACGCCGTTGTACGACCGGCTGCTCCGCGAAGGACGGCTGCTCGAACCCAGGGCCTGGCACAAATGCACCCTCTACGACGTCAACTTCGTTCCCAGACGCATGAGCCCCGAGGAACTCACTGAAGGGTTCAACCGCCTCATCACTCTCGTCTACGGCACGGAAGAGACCAAGTGGCGGCGCCGCTGTTTCCGGAAACATCTCCGCGAGTCAAAGGTCCAGTCCTGA
- a CDS encoding acyltransferase: MRNVVRRYRTWKHGRKFVKIGKGCRFLGKNLLVEGHVELGERVKIRDNVIMRTNGDGKILIGDRTGISFYCLLEATTVVKIGKYTGMAEFTVVRDTNHLVYGTAEHWRLTPHIAEPIVIGNCVMITSRCYIGPGVAIGDGAVVAPNSLVVKDIGPLEVWGGNPARKMGHRIKGPVAAAMQKKYGALIEKYGIKETPYEEELRAIQEAALDGINRAAEERDRLMESLGIHERMAQVDLD; this comes from the coding sequence ATGCGAAATGTGGTACGGCGTTACCGTACGTGGAAACACGGCCGTAAGTTCGTGAAAATAGGCAAGGGCTGCCGGTTTCTGGGTAAGAACTTGCTGGTCGAGGGCCACGTCGAGTTGGGCGAGCGCGTCAAGATCCGCGATAACGTCATCATGCGTACTAACGGCGATGGGAAGATCCTCATCGGCGACCGCACGGGCATCAGCTTTTACTGCCTGTTGGAAGCCACGACCGTGGTCAAGATCGGTAAATACACGGGCATGGCCGAATTCACCGTTGTGCGGGACACCAATCATCTCGTGTACGGCACGGCAGAGCATTGGCGCTTGACCCCGCACATTGCGGAACCGATCGTCATTGGCAATTGCGTCATGATCACCAGCCGCTGTTACATCGGCCCCGGTGTTGCCATCGGCGACGGCGCCGTCGTGGCGCCCAACAGCCTCGTGGTCAAGGATATTGGCCCACTCGAAGTATGGGGCGGAAATCCGGCGCGCAAAATGGGCCATCGCATAAAGGGACCGGTTGCCGCGGCAATGCAGAAGAAGTATGGCGCGCTCATCGAGAAATACGGCATCAAGGAAACGCCCTACGAGGAAGAACTCCGCGCCATCCAGGAGGCCGCCCTCGATGGAATCAACCGCGCCGCCGAGGAACGCGACAGACTCATGGAATCGCTGGGTATTCATGAGCGCATGGCACAAGTCGATTTAGACTGA
- a CDS encoding class I SAM-dependent rRNA methyltransferase codes for MPHAAILKPKEERRLLRGHRWAYRNEFASLPDAQDGELVDVLADGGRFVGRGFFQASGGIAVRILTLEDKPIDGELLRARIHRARRYRDQLYGGSTVYRWVYAESDGLPALIADRYDCMVSVQAGSPFYAGHAEGIAEAIMESGDVRGVRFEAGGKALHFGEFLSPIEVSLNGIRFHVDVEQGQKTGMFLDQRENVRMLEPIVKGARVLDGHCYTGLWGVSAACWGAQEVIGFDTSAPAIEMAAENARLNRVEARCSFKCADVQTALHEKKHYDVVMLDPPALAKARGQKRNALGAYLALNRLAMDAVAPGGWLFTSSCSHFVDAPEFLEMLKRAGRSAQRDLWVVRVCGAAPDHPVLMGMPETAYLTCAALRLM; via the coding sequence GTGCCACACGCAGCCATATTGAAGCCCAAGGAGGAGCGCCGGCTCCTTCGGGGGCATCGTTGGGCGTATCGCAATGAATTTGCGTCGCTTCCGGATGCTCAGGACGGGGAGTTGGTCGACGTTTTGGCGGATGGAGGCCGGTTTGTGGGCCGCGGTTTCTTTCAGGCGTCGGGGGGCATCGCCGTCAGGATCCTCACGCTCGAGGATAAGCCCATTGACGGCGAGCTGTTGCGGGCACGCATTCACCGCGCGCGCCGCTATCGCGACCAGCTCTACGGCGGCTCGACCGTCTACCGCTGGGTCTATGCGGAAAGCGACGGCCTTCCTGCGTTGATAGCGGACCGGTACGATTGCATGGTTTCCGTCCAGGCAGGCAGCCCTTTCTATGCCGGCCACGCGGAGGGCATTGCGGAAGCCATTATGGAATCCGGAGACGTAAGGGGCGTGCGCTTCGAGGCCGGTGGAAAGGCCCTGCATTTCGGCGAGTTCCTTTCTCCGATCGAAGTGTCGTTGAACGGCATCCGGTTCCATGTCGATGTCGAGCAAGGGCAGAAGACAGGCATGTTCCTCGATCAGCGGGAGAATGTCCGCATGCTCGAACCCATCGTAAAGGGCGCACGAGTCCTGGACGGACACTGCTATACGGGTCTATGGGGCGTGTCCGCAGCCTGCTGGGGGGCGCAAGAGGTCATCGGTTTTGACACCTCGGCGCCAGCCATCGAGATGGCTGCCGAGAACGCGCGATTGAACCGGGTCGAGGCCCGGTGCTCCTTCAAATGCGCGGATGTTCAGACGGCGCTCCACGAGAAGAAGCACTACGATGTCGTGATGCTCGATCCTCCGGCACTGGCAAAGGCACGCGGCCAGAAACGCAACGCGCTCGGCGCCTACCTCGCCCTGAACCGGTTGGCAATGGACGCCGTGGCGCCGGGAGGCTGGCTGTTCACATCATCCTGCTCGCATTTTGTAGACGCGCCGGAGTTCCTGGAGATGCTCAAGCGGGCGGGCCGAAGCGCCCAGCGCGACCTCTGGGTGGTTCGAGTGTGCGGAGCGGCCCCTGACCACCCCGTGCTGATGGGCATGCCGGAAACGGCCTATCTCACGTGTGCCGCCCTCCGGCTCATGTAA
- a CDS encoding segregation/condensation protein A, which translates to MPDNTDKVHEQTAEHPEAAGGAGEAIIVDEATDEVLRLHLDMFEGPFEVLLYLIKVQEIDIFDIPIVTITEQYLRFLEMMREEDLDITGEFLVMAATLIQIKSRMLLSPDQSAEEDEDEFEDEDPRVELVEKLIEYRRFRDVAQRLEYLEKERARWFVRNAAPDIEPEQDEEEEMLEVTLFDLIEAFRGVIRFFSDDLFHTVQAEEASVDEKIEYIENLLESEGSVAWTDLLGHCRSRMELVCCFLAILELCRMGRLRAHQHGTFGEIRLFAAKREPAV; encoded by the coding sequence ATGCCCGATAATACTGACAAAGTTCATGAACAGACCGCCGAGCATCCGGAAGCGGCGGGCGGCGCCGGAGAGGCTATTATCGTCGATGAGGCGACCGATGAGGTGTTGCGCCTGCATCTCGACATGTTCGAGGGACCCTTTGAAGTCTTGCTCTACCTGATCAAGGTGCAGGAAATCGACATCTTCGACATTCCCATCGTCACCATCACGGAACAGTATCTGCGCTTCTTGGAGATGATGCGTGAAGAGGATCTGGACATCACGGGCGAGTTCCTGGTGATGGCCGCCACGCTCATTCAGATCAAATCGCGCATGTTGTTGTCGCCCGACCAGAGCGCCGAAGAAGATGAAGACGAGTTCGAAGACGAAGATCCCCGCGTCGAACTCGTCGAGAAACTCATCGAGTACCGGCGATTTCGCGATGTCGCACAGCGGCTCGAGTACCTCGAGAAAGAGCGCGCCCGCTGGTTTGTGCGCAACGCCGCACCCGACATCGAGCCCGAGCAAGACGAAGAAGAGGAGATGCTCGAGGTTACCCTTTTCGATCTCATCGAGGCGTTTCGAGGGGTGATCCGCTTCTTTTCCGACGACCTTTTCCACACCGTACAGGCCGAAGAAGCATCCGTCGACGAGAAGATCGAGTACATCGAGAACCTGCTCGAAAGCGAGGGAAGCGTGGCGTGGACGGACCTTCTCGGTCATTGCCGCAGCCGCATGGAGCTCGTATGCTGTTTCCTGGCCATCCTGGAACTCTGCCGTATGGGCCGGCTTCGCGCGCATCAACACGGCACCTTCGGGGAGATCCGGCTGTTTGCCGCCAAGAGGGAGCCCGCCGTATGA
- a CDS encoding glycerophosphodiester phosphodiesterase family protein, which produces MKPLVLLVTIGAIAMTGCATMGRTGRRDSGIDVVAHRGASAKAPENTLAAFRLAHELKADWFELDCTLTKDGEVICIHDGTVDRTTNAKGEVSRMALAELKKLDAGTWKHPDYAGEPLPTLAETLDFAKGKIGVYIEIKDSADDAELEQAILDRARDIPALTPEQGAEILALIANSGSRNYELTQKVIRLVRERKMDKQVVVQSFSPVCCAVAKLSVPGLRVEFLSGLKAEEHDKWEQGARWVFLLGLDGWNANAEGITPGRLAAMQAAGRSIAVWTVDEIPDMRQFAALGVNAIITNRPDAALRLLEELDQH; this is translated from the coding sequence ATGAAACCGCTTGTTCTGCTCGTTACGATTGGAGCCATTGCCATGACAGGTTGCGCCACGATGGGAAGAACCGGCCGCAGGGACTCGGGCATTGACGTCGTCGCCCACCGCGGCGCGAGTGCCAAGGCGCCCGAGAACACCCTTGCGGCATTTCGTCTCGCCCACGAACTCAAGGCCGATTGGTTCGAACTTGATTGCACCCTTACCAAGGACGGCGAGGTCATCTGCATCCACGACGGCACCGTGGATCGTACGACCAACGCCAAGGGCGAAGTCTCCCGGATGGCCTTGGCGGAACTGAAAAAACTCGATGCCGGCACATGGAAACACCCGGATTATGCCGGCGAACCGCTGCCCACCCTTGCCGAGACCCTCGATTTCGCCAAGGGAAAGATCGGGGTGTATATCGAGATCAAGGACAGCGCCGACGACGCGGAACTGGAGCAGGCCATACTCGACCGCGCCAGGGACATTCCCGCCCTGACCCCCGAACAGGGAGCGGAGATACTCGCGCTAATCGCCAACAGCGGCTCGCGCAACTACGAACTCACGCAGAAAGTCATCCGTCTCGTGCGTGAACGCAAGATGGATAAGCAGGTTGTCGTTCAGTCCTTCTCGCCCGTCTGCTGCGCGGTGGCCAAACTCTCCGTCCCCGGCTTGCGGGTCGAGTTCCTCAGCGGGCTCAAGGCCGAAGAACACGATAAATGGGAACAGGGAGCGCGGTGGGTGTTCCTGCTGGGGCTCGATGGATGGAACGCCAACGCCGAAGGAATCACTCCTGGCCGCCTTGCCGCCATGCAGGCAGCCGGACGCAGCATCGCGGTCTGGACCGTTGATGAAATCCCCGACATGCGCCAGTTCGCGGCGCTCGGCGTCAACGCCATCATCACCAACCGCCCCGACGCCGCACTGCGCCTCCTCGAAGAACTCGACCAGCACTGA
- a CDS encoding uroporphyrinogen decarboxylase family protein, giving the protein MTPREIVRENIECRCEERIAFNFTGEDRRNDFTGAGCEHDIETKTWTEGNIEYYTDIWGNVWHRIVGLSQGGEVFEPVIKDWADLDNLTLPAIDNPAYFESARKLGASDTDLFRVGSMPGWPFATCRYMRKMEVYFTDLLAHRDRIDLLHDRVTSLFEGVIDRFGEAGMDGIMYCEDLGTQDRLLLGVPIWRDVFRPLYERLTARAHAHGMKVVMHSCGFNYELVDDLCEAGVDCLQFDQPALYDMPALAEKLRRHRAGLFSPCDIQKVLPTGDREIIRRETERLVNTFRGGFIAKNYPDLHGIGVEPEWDRWAYETFVRVGAQEKPR; this is encoded by the coding sequence ATGACGCCACGCGAAATCGTTCGGGAGAACATCGAGTGCCGCTGCGAAGAACGTATCGCCTTCAATTTCACCGGCGAGGACCGCAGGAACGACTTCACCGGCGCAGGGTGCGAGCATGACATTGAAACGAAGACCTGGACCGAAGGCAACATCGAGTACTACACGGACATCTGGGGCAACGTCTGGCACCGTATCGTGGGTTTGTCGCAGGGCGGCGAGGTGTTCGAACCGGTGATTAAGGATTGGGCGGACCTCGACAACCTGACCCTGCCTGCCATCGACAATCCCGCTTACTTCGAGAGCGCCCGGAAGCTGGGGGCGTCGGATACGGACCTTTTCCGCGTGGGCTCGATGCCCGGTTGGCCGTTCGCCACCTGCCGGTACATGCGCAAGATGGAGGTCTATTTCACGGACCTCCTCGCACACCGTGACCGGATTGATCTCCTCCATGATCGCGTGACCTCGCTGTTCGAGGGCGTGATCGACCGGTTTGGCGAGGCTGGAATGGACGGCATCATGTATTGCGAGGATCTCGGCACACAGGACCGCCTGCTCCTGGGCGTGCCGATATGGCGCGACGTGTTTCGTCCCCTCTATGAACGCCTGACCGCGCGCGCCCACGCACACGGAATGAAAGTTGTGATGCATTCCTGCGGGTTCAACTATGAACTCGTGGATGACCTGTGCGAGGCCGGCGTCGACTGCCTTCAATTCGACCAACCCGCGCTGTACGACATGCCGGCCTTGGCCGAAAAACTCCGCAGGCACCGGGCCGGCCTGTTCTCTCCCTGCGATATCCAGAAAGTGCTTCCCACGGGCGACCGCGAAATCATCCGACGCGAAACCGAGCGTCTTGTGAACACGTTCCGGGGCGGGTTCATCGCGAAGAACTACCCGGACCTCCACGGCATCGGCGTTGAGCCTGAGTGGGACCGATGGGCCTACGAAACCTTCGTGCGTGTGGGCGCACAGGAAAAACCGCGTTGA